The Schistocerca gregaria isolate iqSchGreg1 chromosome 4, iqSchGreg1.2, whole genome shotgun sequence genome contains a region encoding:
- the LOC126266617 gene encoding protein mono-ADP-ribosyltransferase PARP11-like, whose product MNASSEFELHLLRSDTTEYKEMLWLFKKTTQKQFMVGRIYRVQNPYLLGCYLLKKEEIQSRYGSVAEEYLFHGTKEENKDNICRNNFDWRKHGKSVGNIFGQGVSFTPISCYASHYSDSCNTQRMMIVSKVLIAKETVGNKHMKIPPEFDYMQCLRYDTATKENRHVIVKFSDNEFYPTYVIYYTGQYEKKEQKPIRF is encoded by the coding sequence ATGAATGCTAGCTCAGAGTTTGAGCTGCATTTGTTGCGCTCTGACACTACTGAATATAAGGAAATGTTGTGGTTATTCAAGAAGACCACACAGAAGCAGTTCATGGTTGGGAGAATTTATAGGGTCCAGAATCCTTATTTGTTGGGGTGTTACTTGCTCAAGAAAGAAGAAATACAATCAAGGTATGGTTCTGTTGCTGAGGAGTATTTATTTCATGGTACCAAAGAGGAAAACAAAGACAACATTTGCAGAAATAATTTTGACTGGAGGAAACACGGCAAATCGGTAGGCAACATATTTGGACAAGGTGTTTCATTTACTCCGATTTCTTGCTATGCTAGTCATTATTCAGACAGCTGCAACACACAGCGAATGATGATAGTGTCAAAGGTTCTAATTGCAAAGGAAACTGTTGGTAATAAGCATATGAAAATACCACCTGAATTTGATTATATGCAGTGTCTTAGATATGACACTGCTACTAAAGAAAATCGCCATGTTATTGTGAAATTCTCTGATAACGAGTTCTATCCTACATATGTTATATATTATACAGGACAGTATGAGAAAAAGGAACAAAAGCCAATAAGATTTTAA